In the Clostridium beijerinckii genome, one interval contains:
- a CDS encoding Lrp/AsnC ligand binding domain-containing protein, which produces MNLISNNHLDELDLQILDLLIKDCRTPYLEIARICHVSGGTIHVRMKKMEDLGIIKGSRIILNLPKLGYDVCCFVGIYVDKTSSFNYVFDQMSNIKEVVELHLTTGDYSMFAKVVCANILDLQNVLLNKINNIDGVQRTDTFISLSQPIDRNISLE; this is translated from the coding sequence ATGAATTTAATTTCAAATAATCATTTAGATGAATTAGATTTACAAATACTTGACTTATTAATAAAAGATTGTAGAACTCCTTACTTGGAGATTGCCAGAATATGCCACGTAAGCGGTGGTACTATTCATGTAAGAATGAAGAAAATGGAAGATCTAGGAATAATAAAAGGTTCTAGAATAATTTTAAACCTTCCTAAGCTAGGATACGATGTATGTTGTTTTGTAGGTATCTATGTTGATAAAACATCTTCTTTTAACTATGTATTTGACCAAATGTCAAACATAAAGGAAGTAGTTGAATTGCATCTAACTACTGGTGATTATTCTATGTTTGCTAAAGTTGTATGTGCTAATATTTTAGATTTGCAGAATGTTTTACTTAACAAGATAAATAACATTGATGGAGTACAAAGAACTGATACATTTATTTCTCTATCTCAACCTATAGACAGAAATATATCATTAGAATAA
- a CDS encoding YaaR family protein codes for MEIGRVRRGTVTSERKIISEKKDFSQSFSQERHKKSEEQLKKMIDDIKKRGNRLVTTKTYVDVVMYKKMIKEYLESILKFMYETKKDISFWQTQYFVTVDTVDGKLEELTKALLSDEKDNINIASTIDEIQGMIVDIYR; via the coding sequence ATGGAGATTGGTAGAGTGCGAAGAGGGACTGTAACTTCTGAGAGAAAAATTATTTCTGAAAAAAAAGATTTTTCCCAAAGTTTTAGTCAGGAAAGACATAAAAAATCAGAAGAACAACTCAAAAAAATGATAGATGACATAAAAAAAAGGGGTAACAGACTCGTAACTACTAAGACTTATGTTGATGTAGTTATGTACAAGAAGATGATAAAAGAATATCTAGAATCAATACTAAAGTTCATGTATGAGACTAAAAAAGATATTAGCTTTTGGCAGACTCAGTATTTCGTAACGGTTGATACTGTTGATGGAAAACTTGAAGAATTAACAAAAGCACTCCTTTCTGATGAAAAAGATAATATAAATATAGCGTCAACAATTGATGAAATTCAAGGGATGATTGTTGATATATATAGATAA
- a CDS encoding putative ABC transporter permease: protein MRTVLNFNFYNLIYFFVFYSFAGWCLEVLYYFKNERRFVNRGFLYGPFCPIYGFGVLFLVVFLDNYKHNIFALFFLACFFTTVLEYITGFVLEKAFKTKWWDYTDDPFNIHGRVCLLYSLLWGVGEVGIIKIIHPIVVNIINNIPKTLGEVFIFFIIIYYLIDFSLTIASLMQFEKMSFAFQFVPANFLFDKPSSLLNFTKEKAVGRIRHFESFFSKLKMNLYNRQSRQNFSSISYRSLNIFKALRDKLKRD from the coding sequence TTGCGTACAGTATTAAATTTTAATTTTTATAATTTAATATATTTTTTTGTATTCTATTCATTTGCTGGCTGGTGCCTCGAAGTCTTGTATTATTTTAAAAATGAACGTAGGTTTGTTAATAGAGGATTTTTATATGGTCCCTTTTGTCCTATATATGGATTTGGTGTCTTATTTCTTGTAGTCTTTCTTGATAACTACAAACATAATATTTTCGCCTTATTCTTCTTAGCCTGTTTCTTTACAACAGTCTTAGAATATATTACTGGTTTTGTATTAGAAAAAGCATTTAAGACAAAGTGGTGGGATTATACTGACGATCCATTTAATATACATGGTCGTGTTTGTTTACTTTATTCTCTACTCTGGGGAGTTGGTGAGGTAGGCATAATTAAGATAATACATCCTATAGTGGTAAACATAATCAATAATATTCCCAAAACACTTGGTGAGGTATTTATTTTCTTTATTATTATTTATTATCTTATTGATTTTAGTTTAACTATAGCTTCTTTAATGCAATTTGAAAAAATGTCTTTTGCATTTCAATTTGTGCCAGCTAATTTTTTATTTGATAAACCAAGTTCATTATTGAATTTTACAAAAGAAAAAGCTGTTGGTAGGATTAGACACTTTGAATCATTTTTCAGTAAGCTAAAAATGAATTTATATAATAGACAATCAAGACAAAACTTTTCAAGTATTTCTTATAGATCTTTAAATATTTTTAAGGCTTTAAGAGATAAATTAAAAAGAGATTAA
- a CDS encoding CehA/McbA family metallohydrolase yields MGKKKSPKNKLNIDDLNFYYGIPHAHCNFSTGHGTPIEAFDYARHNGLNFLILTDHNNHLTKTIKVKSSELSRWDALKYLTVRYNKKHENFLAVVGFESKTNPFGDINVVNPNRFFTGTVNNMQLLVLWMLNNPNAFISINHPHKTITYLEYNSILNKLITSIEVGNGSYPNKYLRYEKYYYHLLDKNWKLGAINGQDNHRLNFGDDENLTCIIAEELTTQSLVDAFRKRHTYSTESRTLTMYFTINNEFMGDIIPMEDDNLQFSIFAHDPNHKILEIDIISTGGTIIKKISNLNLNKVKYLYSHEPLKTELWYVIKIALDNNKIAISSPIFRGQE; encoded by the coding sequence TTGGGAAAAAAAAAATCACCTAAAAATAAGCTTAATATAGATGATCTGAATTTTTACTATGGAATTCCTCATGCCCATTGCAATTTTTCCACTGGACATGGAACTCCAATTGAAGCATTTGATTATGCACGACATAACGGCCTTAATTTCCTTATATTAACAGACCATAATAATCATTTAACAAAAACAATAAAAGTAAAAAGCTCTGAGCTAAGTAGATGGGATGCTCTAAAATATTTAACTGTTCGTTATAATAAAAAACATGAAAACTTTTTAGCTGTGGTTGGTTTTGAAAGCAAAACTAATCCGTTTGGAGACATTAATGTAGTAAATCCAAACAGGTTCTTTACTGGAACAGTAAATAATATGCAACTATTAGTTTTATGGATGCTTAATAATCCTAATGCATTTATTTCAATTAACCATCCCCACAAAACAATAACATATTTAGAATACAACTCTATTTTAAATAAACTAATAACTTCAATAGAAGTTGGAAATGGATCTTATCCAAACAAGTATTTAAGATATGAAAAATATTATTACCATTTACTCGATAAAAACTGGAAACTAGGCGCAATCAATGGTCAGGATAATCATAGATTAAACTTTGGTGACGATGAAAATTTAACATGTATAATTGCAGAAGAGCTTACAACTCAGTCTCTAGTCGACGCTTTTAGAAAACGACACACTTATTCAACAGAATCCAGAACTTTAACTATGTACTTTACAATAAATAATGAATTTATGGGCGATATTATACCTATGGAAGATGATAATTTACAATTTTCAATTTTTGCCCATGATCCTAATCACAAAATATTAGAAATTGATATAATATCTACTGGTGGGACTATAATAAAAAAAATATCTAACTTGAATTTAAATAAAGTAAAATACTTGTATTCTCACGAGCCCTTAAAAACTGAGTTGTGGTATGTAATAAAGATAGCACTGGATAATAACAAAATCGCTATTAGTTCTCCCATTTTTAGAGGTCAAGAATAA
- a CDS encoding S1 RNA-binding domain-containing protein, with product MISVGQYSKLKVSKKVDFGYYLEDNFGDEVLLPNSAAKGHEITEGDQLEVFIYRDSKDRMISTLKKPLLTVGEIGYLEVVSQNNIGAFVNFGLERDLFVPLKEQSYKLKEGKKYLFYMYVDKTDRLAATTRIHSYLDIAEEGKYKVSDEVNAIVYEINENATLNVAIDGEYRGLILANEHFEYIYPGQEIKGRVKRIYEDGTIGVTTRKKRLEARSELSETILNYLKANGGFMPYNDKSSPEDIKREFNTSKNYFKMTLGGLMREKLITQDKEGTRLL from the coding sequence ATGATATCAGTAGGGCAATATAGTAAATTAAAAGTAAGTAAAAAAGTAGACTTTGGATATTATCTTGAAGATAATTTTGGTGATGAGGTCTTACTTCCAAACAGTGCGGCAAAAGGACATGAAATAACAGAAGGTGACCAATTAGAAGTATTCATTTATAGAGATTCAAAGGATAGGATGATTTCAACTCTAAAAAAACCATTATTAACAGTTGGAGAGATTGGTTATTTAGAAGTAGTAAGCCAGAATAACATTGGGGCATTCGTAAACTTTGGGCTTGAAAGAGACTTATTCGTTCCATTAAAAGAGCAAAGTTATAAGCTTAAAGAAGGAAAAAAATATCTATTTTATATGTATGTAGATAAAACTGATAGATTAGCGGCAACTACTAGAATACACTCTTATTTAGATATAGCAGAAGAAGGTAAATATAAAGTTTCTGATGAAGTAAATGCTATAGTTTATGAAATAAATGAGAATGCGACCTTAAATGTTGCAATAGATGGTGAATATAGAGGATTAATATTAGCTAATGAACATTTTGAGTACATATATCCTGGACAAGAAATAAAGGGAAGAGTCAAGAGAATTTATGAAGATGGGACTATTGGAGTTACAACAAGAAAGAAAAGGTTAGAAGCAAGAAGTGAATTAAGTGAAACGATACTTAATTATTTAAAAGCAAATGGTGGATTTATGCCTTATAATGATAAATCATCTCCTGAAGATATAAAGAGAGAGTTTAATACAAGCAAAAATTATTTTAAAATGACATTAGGCGGGCTAATGAGAGAGAAATTAATTACACAGGATAAAGAGGGAACTAGACTCCTATAA
- a CDS encoding spore germination protein: MNVANNYQANIDLIHSNLVVDKSFDIVERNFIVGGRSSVLYFLNGFIKDAIMEEILKSFFKITPETMNSYKTIDDFINNKVSHVSVKTETDLDKILIALLSGQTIMYVDGYDSFILLDLRTYPGSDSSKPEKEKTLRGGRDGFIEKLVFNAGFIRRRIRDPRLVFDIHQVGDISKTDVCIAYIDGVADKKVLDLIIDSISKVNIKALTLSDQSLVDVMCTKNWLNPFPKVRFTERPDVAAAHIVEGKIIIIVDNSPNVIILPTGIFDFLQDVNDYYFPLFTGNYLRLVRNFVMLATILLTPVYLMIVNGNIFIPSYFDFLKPQEEFALPLLGQFMLLEFAVDILKLAGLNTPSPLGSAMSLIGGLILGDYAVKTGWFIPQSILYMSIVTIGDFTQPSIEMNFALKFARMILLILCGFFGFWGFLGGIIFILIVMASTKTIAGDKYFYPLIPFNWKALKNLLFRTRISNDVQ; the protein is encoded by the coding sequence TTGAATGTTGCAAACAATTACCAAGCAAATATTGACTTAATTCATTCAAATTTAGTTGTAGATAAAAGTTTCGATATCGTTGAACGAAACTTCATTGTTGGGGGAAGAAGCTCTGTTTTATATTTTTTGAATGGTTTTATTAAAGATGCTATCATGGAAGAAATATTAAAATCTTTCTTTAAGATAACACCTGAAACAATGAATTCATACAAAACAATTGATGACTTTATCAACAATAAAGTTTCACACGTATCCGTTAAAACTGAAACTGATTTAGACAAAATTTTAATCGCATTATTATCTGGCCAAACAATAATGTATGTTGATGGCTATGATTCATTTATACTCTTAGATTTGCGTACTTATCCAGGTTCAGATTCATCAAAACCTGAAAAGGAAAAAACTTTAAGAGGTGGAAGAGATGGCTTCATTGAAAAGTTAGTATTTAATGCTGGTTTCATTAGAAGAAGAATAAGAGATCCTAGATTAGTTTTTGACATACACCAAGTTGGGGATATATCAAAAACAGATGTATGTATTGCATATATAGATGGAGTTGCAGATAAAAAAGTTCTTGATTTAATAATTGATAGCATATCAAAAGTAAATATAAAAGCCTTAACGCTTTCTGACCAAAGTTTAGTTGATGTAATGTGCACAAAAAATTGGCTTAATCCATTTCCAAAGGTGCGATTTACAGAAAGACCTGATGTAGCCGCTGCACATATAGTTGAAGGAAAAATAATTATTATTGTGGATAATTCTCCAAACGTAATAATTCTCCCAACAGGAATTTTTGATTTTTTACAAGATGTAAATGATTATTATTTCCCATTATTCACTGGAAACTACTTAAGACTTGTTAGAAATTTCGTAATGTTAGCAACAATATTATTAACTCCAGTTTATTTGATGATTGTTAATGGTAATATTTTTATACCGAGTTATTTTGACTTCTTGAAACCGCAAGAGGAATTTGCTTTACCTCTGCTCGGACAATTCATGCTTTTGGAATTTGCTGTTGATATATTAAAGCTGGCTGGTTTAAATACTCCAAGCCCACTTGGAAGTGCAATGTCTCTGATTGGTGGTTTAATCCTTGGTGATTATGCTGTAAAAACAGGCTGGTTTATTCCTCAGTCTATATTATATATGTCCATCGTTACTATAGGGGACTTTACTCAACCTAGTATAGAAATGAATTTTGCTTTAAAATTTGCAAGAATGATTTTACTTATACTTTGTGGTTTCTTTGGTTTCTGGGGATTTTTAGGCGGTATTATATTCATTCTAATAGTTATGGCAAGTACAAAAACAATAGCTGGTGATAAATATTTTTATCCTTTAATACCATTTAACTGGAAAGCTCTTAAAAATTTATTATTCAGAACAAGAATATCAAACGATGTACAATAA
- a CDS encoding gamma carbonic anhydrase family protein, translating into MVKIYKDKKPVLDSDIYISETAVIIGDVTLKKNANIWFGAVIRGDEASITIGENTNIQENCVVHVDYGYNTVIGDGCTIGHGAIIHGCTIKNNVLVGMGSIILNGAKIGNNTIIGAGSLITQNKEFEDGVLILGNPAKVIRKLTQEEIEGIKKSYISYLELSKDFK; encoded by the coding sequence ATGGTGAAAATTTATAAAGACAAAAAACCTGTTTTGGATAGCGATATTTATATTTCAGAAACTGCAGTAATTATTGGAGACGTAACACTTAAGAAAAATGCGAATATATGGTTTGGTGCTGTTATAAGAGGTGATGAAGCATCAATAACTATAGGAGAAAATACAAACATCCAAGAAAATTGTGTGGTACATGTTGATTATGGATATAATACAGTTATAGGAGATGGTTGTACTATAGGGCATGGCGCAATAATCCATGGATGCACCATTAAAAATAATGTTTTAGTAGGTATGGGATCAATAATATTAAATGGAGCAAAAATAGGCAATAATACAATTATAGGAGCAGGAAGTTTAATAACTCAAAATAAAGAATTTGAAGATGGCGTTTTGATACTTGGAAATCCAGCAAAAGTGATACGAAAGTTAACACAAGAAGAAATTGAAGGAATTAAGAAATCATATATAAGTTATCTGGAATTGAGTAAAGATTTCAAGTAA
- the asnB gene encoding asparagine synthase (glutamine-hydrolyzing) produces MCGIAGLVNFKKNIVQDKDILNNMIKTLEKRGPDAKGYYISPNVLLGHRRLIVVDPEGGLQPMTKIFEGKKYTLVYNGELYNTEDLRKELKAKGFTFDSYSDTEVLLTSYICWGKDCVNKLIGIFAFGVFDEDKREVFLARDQMGVKPLFYTVHDNTLVFGSEIKTLLADPRVKREIDMEGLTEIFGLGPATIPGSGVFKNIKEIAPANCLLVSGDGNIKKWEYWTVEAKEFHETAEEAIVHARELLIDAVKRQLVGDVPVCTFLSGGLDSSIISAIAAEEFRKQGKKLTTYAINYEDNEKYFKASLFQPTSDEYWSEEMAKFINSDHRKVVLNHSDLAAALRDAVISRDLPGMADIDSSMLLFCKEIRKDFVVGLTGECADEIFGGYPWFTRDEMFYLDTFPWSRFVNDRKAIVNKKLKNMPLEELVRTQYEKSLSKVPHLDGESKRDYRMREVSYLNLKWFMVQLLTRKDRTSMYNGLEARVPFADIRLVDYAFNLPADVKLYKGREKGLLRAAFEGILPNDIIYRKKSPYPKTHNPVYTDIVCKMITEILDKKSSPIHEIIDEKVVREIILTKGESYKAPWYGQLMTGPQLLAFLIQVNIWLEEYNVNLLI; encoded by the coding sequence ATGTGCGGAATTGCTGGATTAGTAAATTTTAAAAAGAATATAGTACAAGATAAAGATATATTAAATAATATGATAAAGACTTTGGAGAAGAGGGGACCTGATGCAAAAGGATATTATATATCTCCAAATGTTTTATTAGGCCATAGAAGGCTTATAGTTGTAGATCCAGAAGGTGGATTGCAACCTATGACTAAAATATTTGAGGGTAAGAAATACACATTGGTTTATAATGGTGAGCTATATAATACTGAGGATTTAAGAAAAGAATTAAAAGCTAAAGGATTTACTTTTGATTCTTATTCAGATACTGAAGTATTGCTTACATCGTATATTTGTTGGGGGAAGGACTGTGTAAATAAGCTTATAGGTATATTTGCATTTGGAGTTTTTGATGAAGATAAAAGAGAAGTTTTTTTAGCTAGAGATCAAATGGGGGTTAAGCCATTATTCTATACTGTTCATGATAATACCCTTGTTTTTGGTTCTGAGATAAAAACTCTTTTAGCAGATCCAAGAGTTAAAAGAGAAATTGATATGGAAGGATTAACTGAAATATTTGGGCTTGGACCTGCGACAATACCAGGAAGCGGAGTATTTAAGAATATAAAAGAAATTGCACCAGCCAACTGTTTATTAGTTTCAGGTGATGGAAACATTAAAAAGTGGGAATATTGGACAGTTGAAGCAAAAGAATTTCATGAAACAGCAGAAGAAGCAATAGTTCATGCGAGAGAATTATTAATAGATGCAGTAAAGAGACAATTAGTTGGAGATGTACCTGTTTGTACATTCCTATCAGGGGGATTAGACTCCTCAATTATATCAGCAATAGCTGCTGAGGAATTTAGAAAACAGGGAAAGAAGCTTACTACTTATGCGATTAATTATGAAGACAATGAAAAGTATTTTAAAGCGTCATTATTTCAACCGACATCAGATGAATACTGGTCAGAAGAAATGGCAAAGTTTATAAATAGTGATCATAGAAAAGTAGTTTTGAATCATTCAGATTTAGCAGCTGCATTAAGAGATGCTGTGATATCAAGAGACTTACCTGGTATGGCAGATATCGATTCATCAATGCTTCTATTTTGTAAAGAAATTCGTAAAGACTTTGTAGTTGGACTTACAGGAGAGTGTGCTGATGAAATCTTTGGGGGATATCCTTGGTTTACAAGGGATGAAATGTTCTATTTAGATACATTCCCATGGTCAAGGTTTGTTAATGATAGAAAGGCTATAGTTAATAAGAAATTAAAAAATATGCCGCTAGAGGAATTAGTTAGAACTCAATATGAAAAATCTCTAAGTAAAGTCCCTCATCTTGATGGGGAGAGTAAGAGAGATTATAGGATGAGGGAAGTGTCATATTTAAATCTAAAATGGTTCATGGTTCAGCTTCTTACAAGAAAAGATAGGACTAGCATGTATAATGGACTAGAAGCAAGAGTTCCATTTGCCGACATTAGATTGGTTGATTATGCGTTCAACTTGCCAGCTGATGTAAAATTATATAAAGGCAGAGAAAAAGGATTATTAAGAGCAGCTTTTGAAGGAATATTGCCAAATGACATTATATACAGAAAGAAGAGTCCATATCCTAAGACACATAATCCAGTTTATACAGACATTGTATGTAAGATGATAACTGAGATTTTAGATAAGAAATCTTCACCAATTCATGAAATCATTGATGAAAAGGTAGTTAGAGAGATAATACTCACAAAAGGAGAATCATATAAAGCTCCATGGTATGGGCAGCTAATGACTGGACCACAATTGCTTGCTTTCTTGATTCAAGTAAATATTTGGCTTGAAGAATATAATGTTAATCTACTAATTTAA
- a CDS encoding DUF378 domain-containing protein produces MKILNSISLALIIIGGINWGLIGFFRFNLVDFLFGSFSMLSTIIYCLVGIASLYSISFFVQERSRV; encoded by the coding sequence ATGAAAATTTTAAATTCAATTTCACTTGCCCTTATAATTATAGGCGGCATTAATTGGGGCTTAATAGGTTTTTTTAGATTTAACTTAGTAGATTTCCTTTTTGGAAGTTTTTCAATGTTATCTACAATAATTTATTGTTTAGTTGGAATTGCTAGTTTATATTCTATCTCTTTTTTCGTTCAAGAAAGATCTAGAGTATAA
- a CDS encoding calcium-translocating P-type ATPase, PMCA-type, with amino-acid sequence MWFDAPSQEVLQKLNVNPDVGLSESEAKERLEKYGENKLASQSKKSLWQLFLSQINDVMIYILLVAAIISAFMHEYSDTIVILLVILINALIGVFQESKAEKSLEALKKLSTPKAIVKREGIIKEIPSEEVVVGDIIILDAGRYLPADLRLIESANLKIDESAFTGESVPAEKDSNVTLANGNIPIGDMINMAFMSTLVTYGRGTGVVVNTGMNTQIGKIADMLNKEEDNTTPLQRRLASLGKTLGFGAVGICILIFVISMFQGRDWFEMLLTAISLAVAAIPEGLPAIVAIVLAMGVQRMIKQNSIVKKLPAVETLGSVNIICSDKTGTLTLNVMTIKKCCINNKLVSINDCDLGDNDTKLLFEGMILCNDATSKDGSKTGDPTEIALLDAGIKYDLYKEDLSTDHSRVDEIPFDSDRKLMTTVNKYDSHFKAFTKGAIDNLLKLSDKILLDGEIIDFTQEKKDEILKISNLMSDEALRVLGLSYKDIKDESVSIDSLEKDLTFVGLMGMIDPPREEVKPSIALCKQAGITPIMITGDHKNTAFAIASELGIANSINECMTGAEIDSYSDEEFNKIVNNYKVFARVSPENKVKIVKAFKFHGNIVSMTGDGVNDAPSLKAADIGVAMGITGTDVAKGAADMILTDDNFTTIVKAVEEGRNIYANIRKAIIFLLSCNLGEIVSLFVAILLNFDPPLLPIHILWVNLITDSFPALSLGIDPKDPSVMEHPPRNPKESLFAEHMGLFLALNGVLIGGVTLAAFLLGERLYMSSLVHAQTLAFVVLSFSQLFFSLSMRSREKSLLKVGLFTNKYLLLSILLGMCIQFLIIIIPFFADVFNVFILSARDWLLVICISLIPFLLNEIFKLIKYHR; translated from the coding sequence ATGTGGTTTGATGCACCTTCACAAGAAGTTCTGCAAAAATTAAATGTTAATCCTGATGTTGGTCTTTCTGAATCAGAGGCAAAAGAGCGCCTTGAAAAATATGGAGAAAACAAATTAGCTTCTCAAAGTAAAAAGAGCCTTTGGCAGCTATTCTTATCTCAAATAAACGATGTTATGATTTATATACTTTTAGTTGCAGCAATTATTTCTGCATTTATGCACGAATATAGTGACACAATTGTAATACTGCTTGTAATTTTAATAAATGCTCTAATAGGAGTGTTTCAAGAATCTAAGGCAGAGAAATCTCTCGAGGCATTAAAAAAATTATCTACCCCAAAAGCTATAGTTAAGCGAGAAGGTATTATAAAAGAAATACCTTCTGAAGAAGTTGTTGTGGGTGATATTATTATACTAGATGCTGGAAGATATCTCCCTGCTGATTTACGATTAATTGAAAGTGCTAATTTAAAAATAGATGAATCAGCATTTACTGGTGAATCTGTCCCTGCTGAAAAAGATAGTAATGTTACCCTTGCAAATGGCAATATACCTATAGGTGATATGATAAATATGGCCTTTATGTCAACTTTAGTGACTTACGGCCGCGGAACTGGTGTTGTTGTAAATACTGGAATGAATACACAAATAGGAAAAATAGCTGATATGCTAAATAAAGAAGAAGATAATACGACTCCATTGCAGCGAAGACTTGCATCTCTTGGAAAAACTTTAGGCTTTGGAGCTGTAGGTATTTGTATATTGATCTTTGTCATATCAATGTTTCAAGGACGAGATTGGTTCGAAATGCTTTTAACTGCTATAAGCTTAGCTGTTGCTGCAATTCCTGAGGGCCTTCCAGCAATTGTTGCAATAGTACTAGCAATGGGTGTACAGCGAATGATAAAGCAAAATTCTATAGTAAAAAAACTTCCAGCCGTTGAAACTTTAGGATCTGTTAATATAATATGTTCTGATAAAACTGGAACCTTAACTCTAAATGTAATGACAATAAAAAAATGCTGCATAAATAATAAACTTGTATCTATTAATGATTGCGATCTAGGTGATAATGATACAAAATTGTTGTTTGAAGGAATGATTTTATGCAATGATGCTACTTCAAAAGATGGTAGTAAAACAGGAGATCCTACTGAAATTGCTTTGCTTGATGCTGGAATCAAGTATGACTTATATAAAGAAGATTTAAGCACAGATCACTCAAGGGTTGATGAAATTCCTTTTGACTCAGATAGAAAGCTAATGACTACTGTAAATAAATACGATTCACATTTTAAAGCTTTCACCAAAGGAGCCATTGATAATTTACTTAAACTTTCAGACAAAATCTTATTAGATGGAGAAATAATTGATTTCACACAAGAAAAAAAGGATGAAATCCTAAAAATATCTAATCTAATGTCTGACGAAGCCTTAAGAGTCCTCGGTTTAAGCTATAAAGACATAAAGGATGAAAGCGTCAGCATAGATTCTCTCGAAAAAGATTTAACTTTCGTAGGATTAATGGGAATGATAGATCCTCCTAGAGAGGAAGTTAAACCATCAATTGCTTTATGTAAGCAAGCTGGAATAACTCCTATTATGATAACTGGAGATCATAAAAATACTGCTTTTGCAATTGCTAGTGAACTTGGAATTGCAAATAGTATAAATGAATGCATGACTGGCGCTGAAATTGATAGCTATAGCGATGAAGAATTTAATAAAATAGTTAACAATTATAAGGTATTTGCTAGAGTTTCTCCAGAAAATAAAGTTAAGATTGTAAAAGCATTTAAATTCCATGGGAATATTGTATCTATGACTGGTGATGGCGTTAACGACGCTCCATCTTTAAAGGCTGCTGATATAGGTGTTGCTATGGGTATTACAGGGACTGACGTCGCTAAAGGTGCTGCTGATATGATTTTAACTGACGATAACTTTACCACAATAGTCAAAGCTGTAGAGGAAGGAAGAAATATTTATGCAAATATAAGAAAAGCTATAATATTCTTATTGTCCTGTAACTTGGGCGAAATAGTTTCTTTATTTGTAGCTATTCTATTAAATTTTGATCCACCATTATTACCAATTCATATTTTATGGGTGAATTTAATAACAGACAGTTTTCCTGCTCTTTCTCTTGGTATAGATCCAAAGGATCCAAGCGTAATGGAGCATCCACCTAGAAATCCAAAAGAATCACTTTTTGCAGAACACATGGGGTTATTTCTGGCTTTAAATGGTGTACTAATTGGTGGTGTAACATTAGCTGCTTTTCTTCTTGGTGAAAGATTGTATATGAGCTCCCTAGTTCATGCTCAAACTTTAGCTTTTGTAGTTTTAAGTTTTTCCCAATTATTTTTTTCACTCTCTATGCGAAGCAGAGAAAAATCTCTTTTAAAGGTTGGACTCTTCACAAACAAATATTTATTGCTATCAATTCTACTTGGTATGTGTATTCAATTTTTAATAATTATAATTCCATTCTTCGCTGATGTATTTAATGTATTTATTTTAAGTGCCAGAGATTGGCTTCTAGTAATATGTATTTCTTTAATCCCATTCTTGCTTAACGAAATATTTAAGTTAATTAAATATCATAGATAA